The following are encoded together in the Chloroflexota bacterium genome:
- a CDS encoding ribonuclease HI family protein, with translation MKLTIHCDGASRGNPGAAAAGVVALDEHYEIVARAAVRLGVMTNNQAEYHAVWTGMQLAGQLGATEIEFRLDSELVVRQLSGEWRIKHAGLRPLAERVRAAQPAGARVRYAHVGREANVLADRLANWALDRIDPADATPG, from the coding sequence ATCAAGCTCACGATTCATTGCGACGGCGCCAGCCGGGGCAACCCGGGGGCGGCGGCCGCCGGCGTGGTCGCGCTCGACGAGCACTACGAGATCGTGGCTCGAGCCGCCGTGCGGCTGGGCGTGATGACCAACAACCAGGCCGAGTATCACGCCGTGTGGACCGGCATGCAGCTGGCCGGGCAGCTCGGGGCCACGGAGATCGAGTTCCGATTGGACAGCGAGTTGGTGGTCCGGCAGCTCAGCGGCGAGTGGCGCATCAAGCACGCTGGTCTGCGCCCGCTGGCGGAACGCGTCCGGGCCGCCCAGCCGGCCGGGGCGCGGGTGCGGTACGCCCACGTCGGCCGAGAAGCCAACGTTCTGGCGGACCGGCTGGCGAACTGGGCGCTGGACCGCATCGATCCGGCGGACGCCACGCCGGGCTAG
- a CDS encoding penicillin-binding protein 2, with product MARSPASASRRPVTDRANAPADPSRRLAVMLGGAALGAGVLGWRLYDWHVNQAADLAARGAGELLARTELHPRRGTIFDISGDVLAIERSAISVVADPRVVHEESAPFDIANRLNDILGLDPISVANAISNPRSRYALLARGILDDEQRRLRSAVAADELPGIRLEPDRVRVYPNGRLGAHVLGFLGERVDRPGDVVGQAGVEAHYDDLLAGSPGLRTSDLDRLGREIPIGRHNLLPARHGSHLTLTLNRTIQHIVEEELEVAVERFSAASGSVIMLDPRTGAILALANVPDYDPARVHEYQSFGPEFANRALSHVYEPGSTFKLVTMAAGLDSKSITPESTHDLPGSIRYFGEEFKNWDLQTYPDQNMTSVLRHSSNTGAIFVADKTGPDRFYRYIEKFGFGEISGVDLSGEVPGIVRRRGDRGWFQADLAANSFGHGIGVTALQIAAAIGAVANDGVLMRPHIVRAVEHADGRRGFVQPQEVRRVVSAESAHKLMQMMESAEGGIPNNPATVAGYRTAGKTGTSEIPVGGRFQSDLSIASYVGFGPLEDPQLLTLVVINRPQEGYFGAFVASPTFQRIMTRVFSYLRIPARAA from the coding sequence GTGGCAAGATCACCAGCCTCCGCGAGTAGGCGCCCGGTCACGGACCGCGCCAACGCGCCCGCCGACCCGAGCCGGCGTCTGGCGGTGATGCTTGGGGGCGCGGCGCTCGGCGCCGGAGTCCTCGGCTGGCGCCTCTACGACTGGCATGTCAACCAGGCGGCGGATCTTGCCGCCCGCGGCGCCGGTGAGCTGCTGGCGCGGACCGAGCTGCACCCGCGGCGAGGCACGATTTTCGACATCTCCGGCGACGTGCTGGCCATCGAGCGCAGCGCCATCAGCGTGGTGGCGGACCCGCGCGTGGTGCACGAGGAGAGCGCCCCCTTCGACATCGCCAACCGCCTCAACGACATCCTGGGTCTCGATCCCATTTCGGTTGCCAACGCGATCAGCAACCCGCGGTCCCGCTATGCGCTGCTGGCGCGGGGCATCTTGGATGACGAGCAACGGCGGTTGCGCAGCGCCGTCGCGGCCGATGAGCTGCCGGGCATCCGGCTCGAGCCGGATCGCGTGCGCGTCTATCCCAATGGCCGGCTCGGCGCCCACGTGCTGGGCTTTCTCGGCGAGCGCGTCGATCGACCCGGCGACGTCGTGGGTCAAGCCGGGGTCGAGGCGCACTACGACGATTTGTTGGCCGGCAGCCCCGGCCTGCGCACGTCGGACCTGGACCGCCTGGGCCGCGAGATCCCGATCGGGCGTCACAATCTGCTGCCGGCCCGCCATGGGTCGCATCTCACGCTCACCCTCAACCGCACCATTCAGCACATCGTGGAGGAAGAGCTCGAAGTCGCGGTCGAGCGCTTCAGCGCGGCGTCGGGCTCGGTGATCATGCTGGACCCGCGCACCGGGGCCATCCTCGCGCTGGCCAACGTGCCGGACTACGACCCGGCGCGGGTGCACGAGTACCAGTCCTTCGGCCCGGAGTTCGCCAACCGCGCGCTGAGCCACGTCTACGAGCCGGGCAGCACCTTCAAGCTCGTCACCATGGCCGCCGGGCTGGACAGCAAATCCATCACGCCCGAATCGACCCATGACCTCCCGGGATCCATTCGCTACTTCGGCGAGGAGTTCAAGAACTGGGACTTGCAGACCTATCCCGACCAAAACATGACGAGCGTCTTGCGTCACTCGAGCAACACCGGCGCCATCTTCGTGGCGGACAAGACCGGTCCGGATCGGTTCTATCGCTACATCGAGAAGTTCGGCTTCGGCGAGATCAGCGGCGTGGACCTGAGCGGCGAGGTGCCGGGCATCGTGCGCCGGCGCGGCGACCGTGGGTGGTTTCAGGCGGATCTGGCGGCCAACTCGTTCGGTCACGGAATCGGGGTAACCGCGCTCCAAATTGCAGCCGCCATCGGCGCAGTCGCCAACGACGGCGTGCTCATGCGCCCCCATATCGTGCGCGCGGTTGAGCACGCCGACGGCCGGCGGGGCTTCGTGCAGCCCCAGGAGGTGCGGCGGGTCGTTTCAGCTGAATCGGCGCACAAGCTCATGCAGATGATGGAGAGCGCCGAAGGCGGAATTCCGAACAACCCCGCGACCGTGGCCGGATATCGCACCGCGGGTAAGACCGGCACCTCCGAAATCCCGGTCGGCGGGCGCTTTCAATCCGATCTCTCGATCGCGTCCTATGTGGGATTTGGCCCGCTGGAGGATCCCCAACTGCTCACGCTGGTGGTCATCAACCGTCCCCAGGAGGGCTATTTCGGCGCCTTCGTGGCATCGCCGACGTTCCAGCGCATCATGACCCGCGTTTTTTCGTACCTGCGAATCCCGGCGCGGGCCGCGTGA
- a CDS encoding DHA2 family efflux MFS transporter permease subunit: MNRMRLSRKWTTLVVVMTSVFMATLDSSAVNITLPTLAVELNATFDALQWVVLAYLLVITGLLLPFGRAADVLGRRRFFVAGLAIFVAGSLLSGMAVNVWMLVACRVLQGLGSAATQAIGAALVIDAFPENERGRAMGWVLSAVSAGLITGPLAGGVLVDTIGWRWIFYLNVPVGLISLALGLRSLPYVAPIGPRRFDVPGAASLVVGVMLVLFGLNRVQVAGLVAPLVLVPLLMGIVLLGGFLAWQRRSPAPTVDLGMFRVRELSAATLAAFLAFAGLSSLVLLLPFYLQRGLGLAPVQVGLVLATIPVLMGLLGPPSGALADRLGTRSVASVGVALTAVGLALMATLGDAAGPGDVVARTLVTGVGLALFNSANASSLMGAAAPRHRGQASATMSLARNTGQSVGQALWGTLWGVLAAGLLGVAVVGDQPLDTAFDAFRVTWAAAAAVTLLALVASLARGPGRADAGS, translated from the coding sequence ATGAACCGGATGCGACTTTCGCGCAAGTGGACCACGCTCGTGGTCGTCATGACCAGCGTGTTCATGGCCACGCTCGACTCCAGCGCCGTCAACATCACGCTGCCCACGCTGGCCGTCGAGCTGAACGCAACCTTCGACGCGCTGCAGTGGGTGGTGCTGGCCTACCTGCTGGTCATCACCGGGCTGCTGCTGCCGTTCGGTCGCGCCGCGGACGTGCTGGGGCGGCGGCGATTCTTCGTGGCGGGCCTCGCGATCTTCGTGGCCGGCTCACTGCTGTCGGGCATGGCGGTCAACGTGTGGATGCTGGTGGCGTGTCGGGTCCTGCAAGGACTTGGCAGCGCCGCCACGCAGGCCATCGGCGCCGCGCTGGTGATCGACGCATTCCCGGAGAACGAGCGCGGCCGCGCCATGGGCTGGGTGCTCAGCGCGGTTTCGGCGGGTCTCATCACCGGGCCGCTCGCCGGGGGCGTGCTCGTAGACACCATCGGTTGGCGCTGGATCTTCTATCTCAACGTCCCGGTTGGCCTGATTAGCCTGGCGTTGGGGCTGCGGTCCCTCCCCTACGTCGCACCCATTGGACCTCGGCGGTTCGACGTCCCCGGGGCGGCGTCGCTGGTGGTCGGCGTCATGCTGGTGCTGTTCGGGCTCAACCGGGTGCAAGTCGCGGGTCTGGTGGCGCCGCTGGTGCTCGTGCCTTTGCTGATGGGCATTGTGTTGCTCGGTGGATTCCTGGCCTGGCAGCGCCGCTCGCCGGCGCCAACGGTCGACCTCGGGATGTTCCGCGTGCGCGAGCTGAGCGCGGCGACGCTGGCGGCGTTTCTGGCGTTCGCCGGGCTGTCGTCGCTCGTCCTGCTGCTGCCGTTTTATCTGCAGCGCGGTCTGGGGCTGGCTCCGGTCCAAGTCGGCTTGGTGCTGGCGACGATCCCGGTCCTCATGGGACTGCTGGGGCCGCCGTCGGGAGCGCTCGCCGATCGCCTGGGGACGCGGTCCGTTGCCTCGGTGGGCGTGGCGCTTACCGCCGTGGGACTTGCGTTGATGGCCACATTGGGCGACGCCGCCGGCCCGGGAGACGTGGTCGCGCGGACCCTGGTGACGGGCGTGGGACTGGCCCTGTTCAACAGCGCCAACGCCAGCTCGCTCATGGGGGCCGCGGCACCGCGCCATCGCGGACAGGCCAGCGCCACCATGTCATTGGCGCGGAATACCGGGCAGTCCGTGGGTCAGGCGCTCTGGGGCACGCTGTGGGGCGTGCTGGCGGCCGGACTTCTGGGCGTGGCCGTGGTCGGGGATCAACCGCTGGACACCGCCTTCGACGCGTTCCGCGTGACGTGGGCGGCGGCCGCGGCTGTCACTCTGCTGGCCCTGGTCGCCTCGCTCGCGCGCGGGCCGGGTCGAGCCGACGCGGGTTCGTAG
- the mraZ gene encoding division/cell wall cluster transcriptional repressor MraZ: MHGITGLRVHQLDAKGRLAFPSKFRALLPGGGVLTVGAERCLTFYPSERWRQIEERLADMDPLDPDVRDTKRRVFGMAERVDFDGQGRINIPSHLIDFAGLAKKVAVIGTGDVIEIWDADTWRDQRDRIDADAVAIMRRAGGGAPH, translated from the coding sequence ATGCACGGCATCACCGGACTTCGAGTCCACCAGCTCGACGCCAAGGGGCGTTTGGCCTTCCCCAGCAAGTTTCGCGCCTTGCTTCCCGGCGGGGGCGTGCTCACGGTGGGCGCCGAGCGGTGCCTCACATTTTATCCGAGCGAGCGCTGGCGCCAGATCGAGGAACGTCTGGCGGACATGGATCCCCTCGACCCCGACGTGCGCGACACCAAACGACGCGTCTTCGGCATGGCCGAGCGCGTGGACTTCGATGGGCAGGGACGGATCAACATTCCGTCGCACCTCATCGATTTCGCTGGCCTGGCAAAGAAAGTCGCCGTGATTGGCACCGGCGATGTCATTGAAATCTGGGACGCCGATACCTGGCGCGATCAGCGCGACCGTATCGACGCGGACGCCGTCGCCATCATGCGGCGAGCCGGTGGAGGCGCCCCACACTAA
- a CDS encoding putative peptidoglycan glycosyltransferase FtsW, which translates to MATQARPAARGLRWPPQDPILLLLTVLLPLGGAVMVASARIPAVLGEGAPLDADTIQQMIFGITGLVLALGLSAVDYQRYERVALPALGIAWLLLLGVYFFSNAPPQLAARRWFVIGDFTLQPSEFAKLALILALAKLAKHFGDRVRDWRIGLLGGGGLLAAVVLPVVAEPDLGTAVTMAAVGLAVLFVAGVRLRHLAVLPIGALAAGAISIAVHEYQRARVLAFLTRDPEVTNTGYQAAQAKIALGAGGVTGRGLGAGTQKFLLPVPDSDSIFAVIGEEFGLVGTGLVLVLFLALFVRGIQIAGSTEDPFGRLLAVGIVTQLTFQAFVNMGVVTGLIPVTGLTLPFVSLGGSSLLASLLMMGILLNVARKSALQRRE; encoded by the coding sequence ATGGCGACGCAGGCACGGCCCGCCGCGCGTGGGCTCCGCTGGCCGCCGCAGGACCCGATTCTGCTCCTGCTCACGGTGCTGCTGCCCTTGGGCGGCGCGGTCATGGTCGCCAGCGCGCGCATTCCGGCGGTTCTCGGCGAGGGGGCGCCCCTCGACGCCGACACGATTCAGCAGATGATCTTTGGGATCACGGGCCTGGTCCTGGCGTTGGGTCTGAGCGCCGTGGACTACCAGCGCTACGAGCGGGTTGCCCTGCCCGCCCTGGGCATTGCCTGGCTGCTCCTGCTTGGGGTCTACTTCTTCTCGAACGCGCCGCCGCAGCTGGCGGCCCGACGCTGGTTCGTCATCGGCGACTTCACGCTGCAGCCCAGCGAGTTCGCCAAGCTCGCCCTGATTCTGGCCCTGGCCAAGCTGGCCAAACACTTCGGCGACCGCGTGCGGGATTGGCGCATTGGCCTGCTGGGCGGCGGCGGGCTGCTCGCGGCCGTGGTGTTGCCCGTGGTCGCCGAGCCCGACCTGGGAACGGCCGTCACGATGGCGGCGGTGGGTCTGGCCGTGCTGTTCGTGGCCGGCGTCCGGCTGCGGCACCTTGCGGTGCTGCCGATCGGCGCGCTAGCGGCCGGCGCCATATCCATCGCCGTGCACGAGTACCAGCGGGCGCGCGTGCTGGCCTTTCTCACTCGCGACCCCGAGGTCACCAACACCGGCTATCAAGCCGCACAGGCCAAGATCGCCCTGGGCGCCGGCGGCGTCACCGGGCGTGGACTGGGCGCCGGGACGCAGAAATTTCTGCTGCCAGTGCCCGATTCCGACTCAATCTTCGCGGTGATTGGCGAGGAGTTCGGCCTTGTCGGCACCGGCCTCGTGCTGGTGCTGTTTCTCGCGCTGTTCGTACGGGGAATCCAGATCGCGGGCTCGACCGAGGATCCGTTCGGCCGCTTGCTGGCCGTCGGCATCGTCACCCAGCTCACGTTTCAGGCGTTCGTGAACATGGGCGTCGTCACGGGACTGATCCCGGTCACGGGCCTGACGCTGCCGTTTGTGAGCCTGGGCGGCTCGTCGCTTCTTGCTTCGCTGCTGATGATGGGCATCCTGCTCAACGTGGCGCGGAAATCCGCGTTGCAGCGGCGCGAATGA
- a CDS encoding glycosyltransferase: MRIVLAGGGTAGHIFPTLAVARRLRKLLGDAEGDITIVCGARELDRELYRGVEFDLFPIRVRGIVGVGFARLPARLWRLGISTVAVWRDLGARPPDAIVLSGGYVSVPVMLAGWLRGIPRLIFSGDAQLGWATKALAPLATVATVAFREAVGQLRGTRVEFTGYPLRDAFASPDRDSGRTRVGVESDEPLVLVVGGSQGAHAVNAAIARDLTHLLDRAAIVHVTGRGDFEWLASVRERLSPDRRARYHIHAFINEGFADLMAAADLIVTRSGATAVAELGAVGAPAVIAPGAFGAGHQIATANAVAASGAAVVLLEDDLTRGKLASTITDLLADTPRLDQMRSASAARGRPDAADAVARLAIGLADPTRQAAAA; encoded by the coding sequence ATGAGAATCGTGCTGGCCGGCGGCGGCACCGCCGGACATATCTTTCCGACCCTGGCCGTCGCGCGGCGTTTGCGCAAGCTGCTGGGCGACGCGGAGGGCGACATCACCATCGTGTGCGGGGCGCGCGAGCTCGATCGCGAGCTGTACCGAGGCGTGGAGTTCGATCTCTTCCCGATCCGCGTCCGCGGCATCGTGGGCGTGGGCTTCGCCCGGCTCCCGGCGCGTCTGTGGCGCCTCGGCATCTCGACGGTTGCCGTGTGGCGCGACCTTGGCGCCCGACCGCCCGACGCGATCGTCCTGAGCGGCGGCTACGTCAGCGTGCCCGTCATGCTGGCCGGGTGGCTGCGGGGCATTCCCCGCCTGATCTTCTCGGGCGACGCGCAACTGGGGTGGGCCACCAAGGCGCTGGCCCCGCTGGCGACCGTCGCCACGGTGGCCTTCCGCGAGGCGGTGGGGCAGCTGCGCGGCACACGCGTCGAGTTCACGGGGTATCCCCTGCGGGATGCCTTTGCCAGTCCCGATCGCGACTCGGGCCGGACTCGTGTCGGCGTGGAATCGGACGAGCCTTTGGTGCTGGTGGTCGGCGGCAGCCAGGGCGCGCACGCGGTCAACGCCGCCATCGCGCGGGATCTCACCCATCTGCTCGACCGGGCCGCAATCGTGCATGTCACCGGGCGCGGCGATTTCGAGTGGCTTGCATCGGTGCGCGAGCGCCTTTCCCCCGACCGGCGCGCGCGCTATCACATCCACGCCTTCATCAACGAAGGATTCGCGGACCTCATGGCCGCCGCCGACCTGATCGTGACGCGCTCGGGCGCGACGGCGGTGGCCGAGCTCGGCGCCGTCGGCGCTCCGGCCGTGATCGCGCCCGGCGCATTCGGGGCTGGACACCAAATCGCCACCGCCAACGCCGTCGCCGCGTCCGGCGCGGCGGTCGTGCTGCTCGAGGATGACCTGACCCGCGGCAAGCTGGCGTCGACGATCACCGACCTTTTGGCGGACACGCCGCGCCTGGACCAGATGCGCAGCGCCTCAGCCGCGCGAGGTCGACCGGACGCCGCGGACGCCGTGGCCCGGCTCGCGATCGGGCTTGCCGATCCGACCCGGCAGGCGGCGGCGGCATGA
- the rsmH gene encoding 16S rRNA (cytosine(1402)-N(4))-methyltransferase RsmH encodes MPPLRPPYTKPPKGASPVHAPVLVAAVIDLTGVSRGGSYVDATAGAGGHTQALLAAGAARVLALDADPDAVARLRDSFNDDPRVSPVQANFRDLARVAPAHGFDRADGVIFDLGLSSDQLDDPSRGFSFQHDGPLDMRFDPNGGRPALDLVNRLPEPELAELLRRFGDERRAGRIARRIVQRRPITSTAVLAATVKRAIPGRQRIHPATRTFQALRMAVNDELGALTAGLEAAHEIAAPDGRVAVIAFHSHEDRIVKHRFRAWAAAGTAEILTRSPRRADAAEVTANRRARSAKLRAARLTLSH; translated from the coding sequence GTGCCTCCCCTGCGTCCCCCATACACCAAACCTCCGAAGGGAGCGTCGCCAGTTCACGCTCCAGTGCTCGTTGCGGCGGTCATTGATCTCACGGGAGTTTCACGCGGGGGGAGCTACGTGGACGCGACGGCCGGCGCCGGGGGGCACACCCAAGCACTCCTAGCCGCCGGAGCCGCGCGCGTCCTGGCCCTCGATGCCGATCCCGATGCCGTGGCGCGGCTTCGCGACAGCTTCAACGACGATCCCCGCGTGTCACCCGTGCAGGCCAACTTTCGCGACCTGGCGCGCGTCGCCCCGGCCCACGGCTTCGACCGCGCCGACGGGGTGATATTCGACCTCGGACTCTCCAGCGATCAGCTCGATGACCCGTCGCGCGGCTTCTCGTTTCAGCACGACGGGCCGCTCGACATGCGCTTCGATCCAAATGGCGGCCGTCCCGCGCTGGACCTCGTCAACCGCCTGCCCGAACCCGAGCTTGCGGAGCTGCTGCGCCGGTTTGGCGACGAGCGGCGCGCCGGGCGCATTGCCCGCCGCATCGTGCAGCGCCGGCCGATCACCAGCACGGCGGTGCTGGCGGCGACGGTTAAACGCGCCATCCCCGGTCGCCAGCGCATTCATCCGGCCACCCGCACGTTTCAGGCGCTGCGCATGGCCGTCAACGATGAGCTGGGCGCCCTGACGGCCGGCCTGGAGGCGGCGCACGAGATTGCCGCCCCGGATGGCCGCGTGGCGGTGATTGCGTTCCACAGCCACGAGGACCGCATCGTCAAACACCGGTTCCGCGCCTGGGCCGCCGCGGGTACGGCCGAGATCCTCACGCGCTCGCCGCGGCGCGCCGACGCGGCGGAAGTGACGGCCAACCGGCGGGCGCGCAGCGCCAAGCTGCGCGCCGCGCGTCTGACGCTATCCCACTGA